The genomic DNA CACCGGGACATCAAACCGAGTAACGTGTTGGTGGCCTTGTACGACGACAGGATGGTCCCGAAAGTACTCGATTTCGGTGTTGCCAGGGCCGTCGGCCGGCCGTTGGCCGACCGGCCGTTAGACACGGGACCGGGTTCGGTCGTCGGGGTTCCGGCGTACATGTCGCCCGAGCAAGCCGCGTTCAACAACCCCGACATCGATACCCGATCCGACCTGTACTCTCTGGGGGCCTTGTTGTACGAGTTGTTGACCGGCAGTCCGCCCTTCACTCCGATGGAATTGGAGGGGGCGAGACCGTCGGAGGTTCTCCGGGCGGTCCGGGAGATCGAACCGACCCGACCGAGTACCAGGTTGAGTACCTCGGCCGCCCTCCCGACGATCGCCGCCGACAGGCGTACCGAGCCGAAGACGCTGACCGCGCTGTTGCGAAACGAACTCGATTGGGTGGTGATGAAGGCGCTGGAGAAGGACCGCGGCCGCCGGTACGCCACGGCCGCCGCCTTCGCCGCCGACATCCGACGACACCTGACAAACCGGCCGGTACTGGCGGTACCGCCGAGCGCCGCCTACCGCCTACGAACGTTCGTCCGCCGACACAACGCCCGGGTGGCGGTGACGACGGTCCTCTTCCTGGCTCTGATCGGGACCGCGGGCGGGACGATGTCCGGGGCGATCAAGGCGCGGAATGAGCAACTCACCGATTCGCCCCGCCGACAGGCGGAGGAAGCCCGCGACGCGGCGGAACGGGTCCGCGCGGGGGAAGAGACAGCCCGGCAGAGTGCCGAATCGGCCCGGCGGGAGGCCGCGCGGGCACGGGACGGAGAAACGGAGGCCCCGACGGCGGGCGCGCGGTGACCGGGTGTCGCGAGTTCACCGCGCAGATCGTCGCGTCACACGACGGCACTCTGCGGACTTGGTCCGCCGGTGAATGCGTGTGCAAAGGTCACGACGAATGAACGACATACTATTCATAACACGATATTGACATCGGAATCGCCGCCCGGCCTCGCGTGCGGAACGTAAACCCCGAGATCGCTATGCCGGCTAACCCCGACTCCGTCCGCGACGTATTCTTGTCCGCCGTCGCGTTGCCCGCCCCCGACCGCCCCGGCTACCTCGCCCGCGCCTGCGCGGGTGACCCCGAGCTGCGCGCCGCCGTCGATCGGCTCCTGGCCGGCGACGCCGCCCCGGCCGGGTTGCTCCAAGATAATAGCCCGGGCCTGCCGCGGACCGGCGATTACCATCCCGCCCCCGACGACACCGGCGCCGTGCTGGCCGGCCGGTACAAGTTGCTCGAACAGATCGGGGAGGGCGGGATGGGAACCGTCTGGGTGGCCCACCAGACCGAGCCGGTCAAGCGGACCGTCGCCATCAAACTCATCAAACGGGGGATGGACTCCCACGCCGTCCTCGCCCGGTTCGAGGCGGAGCGGCAGGCGCTGGCGCTAATGGACCACCCGAACATTGCCAAAGTTCTGGACGCCGGGGCCACACCCGACGGCCGGCCGTTCTTCGTCATGGAACTGGTCCGGGGGATGCCGATCACGAAGTTCTGCGACACCCGCCGGCTCACGCCCCGCGAGCGGCTGGAGATGTTCGTGCCGGTGTGCCACGCGGTGCAACACGCGCACCAGAAGGGGGTGATCCACCGGGACATCAAGCCGGGCAACGTGCTGGTGGCCGTGTACGACGACCGGCCGGTGCCCAAGATTATCGATTTCGGGGTGGCCAAGGCGACCACCCGGCCGCTCACCGAGCAGACGCTCCACACCGCCTTCGGCACGGTCATCGGCACGCCGCAGTACATGTCCCCGGAGCAGGCCACGTTCAACAACCTGGACGTCGACACCCGATCGGATTTGTACTCGCTGGGGGTGCTGCTGTACGAACTGCTCACCGGCAGTCCGCCATTCACCTCGGCCGAACTACAACGTGCCGGAATCGACGAGATGTTGCGCGTGGTCCGCGAGAAGGAGCCGCCCCGCCCCAGCGAGAAGCTGAGTACGGCCGCCGCCCTGCCGAGTCTGGCCGCCAGCCGCAGCACCGAGCCGAAGAAGCTGACGGGCATGCTGCGGAGCGAACTGGACTGGGTGGTGATGAAGGCACTGGAGAAGGACCGGACCCGGCGGTACGAGACGGCCAACGGGTTCGCCGCCGACGTTCTGCGGTACCTCTCCGGCGAGCCGGTCGAAGCCGTGCCGCCGAGCCCGGTCTACCGGCTGCGTAAGCTTTACCGCCGGAACAAGGCCGCCGCCAGGGTCATGCTCCTCGTCTTCGCGATTTTGACGGCAGGCATTGTGGGTACGACCGGCGGTATGTTCCGGGCGGAGCAGGCGCGCCGCCTCGCGGACGCGCTGCACGAGACCGCCGAGGAGGCGAAGGCCGATGCCCAGACCCAGGCCGCCCTCGCCCGGCAGGAAGCGGCGAACGCCCAGGCGAGTGCGACCGCGGCCCGGGCCGAGTCGCTCAAAGTCCAGCACCTGCTCGCGCTGCGGCACGCGCGCGACGGGGTGAAACTGGCCGACGAGGGCCGACTCGGGATGGGGGCACTGGCGATGGCGCACGCCCTCGTCGTGGCTCCGGACGCCCCCGGCGCGGCGGCCGCGGCCCGCGTCCGCCTCGGCCTGTACCGGCGCTACATGCCCGCGTCGTACAGAACCGGCCTGTTCTTGCCGCAAGGGTACGTGGGGCCCGCGCTCTACTCGCCGGACGGGACGCGCATTTTGACCGCCGAACTGAGTTACCGTCCGGCACTCAGCGCGAGGCTCTGGGACGCGGAATCCGGAGCCTTGTTGAAAGAGCTCCCGCACCCGGCCGGGGTTCTGTCCGCCGCGTTCGCGCCAGACGGGCGGTCGGTGGTCACGGGGTGTCTCGACGGGGTCGTTCGGATCTGGGATGTCCGCTCCGGTCTCCCGCTCGTAACGTTGCCGGCCGCGGGCGGGCGGGTGGTCGCGTTCTCGCCGGACGGGCGCCAACTACTAACAGTGTCCGACGACCTCCCGGCCCGTCTTTGGGACGTGGGTAAATGGGACGCGCCCCGGTTCCAACTCCAACACCCCGGGCAGATCTGGGCGGCGAAGTTCGCGCCGGACGGCCGACACGTGCTGACCGCCGGGTGGGACCGCGTCCCGCGCCTCTGGGACACGAGTGCCGGAAAAGAGCCCTTCCAACTGCCGCCTCAATCGGCCGCAGTCCTGACGGTCGCTTTCTCGCCGGACGGCCAGATGTTCGCGACCGGGTGCGCCGACGGAGCGACGTCCGTGTGGGACGCGGGAACGGGGCG from Fimbriiglobus ruber includes the following:
- a CDS encoding serine/threonine-protein kinase, producing MDHPNIARVLDAGTDADGRPFFVTELIKGVPITQFCDARKLTPRERLELFVPVCEAIQYAHQKGVIHRDIKPSNVLVALYDDRMVPKVLDFGVARAVGRPLADRPLDTGPGSVVGVPAYMSPEQAAFNNPDIDTRSDLYSLGALLYELLTGSPPFTPMELEGARPSEVLRAVREIEPTRPSTRLSTSAALPTIAADRRTEPKTLTALLRNELDWVVMKALEKDRGRRYATAAAFAADIRRHLTNRPVLAVPPSAAYRLRTFVRRHNARVAVTTVLFLALIGTAGGTMSGAIKARNEQLTDSPRRQAEEARDAAERVRAGEETARQSAESARREAARARDGETEAPTAGAR
- a CDS encoding protein kinase domain-containing protein, translated to MPANPDSVRDVFLSAVALPAPDRPGYLARACAGDPELRAAVDRLLAGDAAPAGLLQDNSPGLPRTGDYHPAPDDTGAVLAGRYKLLEQIGEGGMGTVWVAHQTEPVKRTVAIKLIKRGMDSHAVLARFEAERQALALMDHPNIAKVLDAGATPDGRPFFVMELVRGMPITKFCDTRRLTPRERLEMFVPVCHAVQHAHQKGVIHRDIKPGNVLVAVYDDRPVPKIIDFGVAKATTRPLTEQTLHTAFGTVIGTPQYMSPEQATFNNLDVDTRSDLYSLGVLLYELLTGSPPFTSAELQRAGIDEMLRVVREKEPPRPSEKLSTAAALPSLAASRSTEPKKLTGMLRSELDWVVMKALEKDRTRRYETANGFAADVLRYLSGEPVEAVPPSPVYRLRKLYRRNKAAARVMLLVFAILTAGIVGTTGGMFRAEQARRLADALHETAEEAKADAQTQAALARQEAANAQASATAARAESLKVQHLLALRHARDGVKLADEGRLGMGALAMAHALVVAPDAPGAAAAARVRLGLYRRYMPASYRTGLFLPQGYVGPALYSPDGTRILTAELSYRPALSARLWDAESGALLKELPHPAGVLSAAFAPDGRSVVTGCLDGVVRIWDVRSGLPLVTLPAAGGRVVAFSPDGRQLLTVSDDLPARLWDVGKWDAPRFQLQHPGQIWAAKFAPDGRHVLTAGWDRVPRLWDTSAGKEPFQLPPQSAAVLTVAFSPDGQMFATGCADGATSVWDAGTGRRVSKFPFHTGSVQAIAFSPDGNRIVTGSDDHTAHVWNPHTGERVFAPLVHGDLVWGVAFAPDGRRVATGCREGTARVWDARTGDPVSAWLQHADHLGSVSFARDGRRLLTGAADTRVWEVTGNEYRPAPATPVIPPGRPNMDFPDPTVLSADGRWAALGSRDGTVQVIEVASGKVLGKSLSLADQPLALALSADGRRVLIGCRSGLFAIWEPANGKPPVFLKRFPGSVTGVALSPDGRTALTCGWPGPDNARLWDAETGQPLGPPLSAARDATAAAFSADGRRFALGSSAKSGTTLWDAPTRTVIATIAHDTPVLFVLFSPDSRRLFVATEGKRSDIADAETGRPLSTIRHDAWLLNGAAFSPDGSRLATAHGGEIARVWDVPTGAAVTPPLLHVGAVTTVSFSPDGRWVLAGSSDHTARLWDAATGIPVSPHFFHADGVQFAGFAADGRTALTRAARPEIVKWDLTPDERPVSEIIESVQALSGHRIDDTGATVAILPSDYAAVWSRVRVRESEPPVRPETIYKWREREIRDSLTEGNLRAVRFHCSEMFREVVSEKAK